The genomic stretch CAGCCGCGCCGGCCACCAGATAGACCAGGGCGATGAGAGTGGCTGACGCCAACCGGTGGGGGATGTGCTTGGCAATCGCATTCCAAGTGCTGTGGAAGACGGCCGCCAACAGCACCAGAAGGGTTATGCCCAGGGTCATTTAGCGGTCACCAAACGGCACACCGCTGAGGTCGGGTGCCTCCAGGCCGAACGTTTTGAGCACCTGGACTGCGATGTCCGCATGGTCCAATGCAGTGATTCCGGCTGGAAGGCCCGGTCCGCTGGCGGCCATCCACGCGGTGCGCTCCTCAGGCGAGTCACCGCCGTGGCCGCCTTCAGTCAGGTGGCCGTGGTCGGTGACCACAATGACGGTCCAGTCTTCATCGCTGCGGCCGGGACGGCCGTCGATCGCGTCGAGCAGCCTGCCCAACCGTGCGTCGCATCGCTCAATGGCTGCCGTGTACCCGGCGCCGGTTCCGTGGTTGTGGGCCTCAACGTCGCACTCGCCAAAGTACACAAAGCTGGCAGCGAGGTCTTCTGTCAGCAGCCGCTGCGAGGCATGGTCGGCAATCTCGTCGTCGGCCTTGATCCAGCTTGCGCTGTTGTTCTCACCCTCGGGATCAACCGGATTCACCCATCCAC from Arthrobacter stackebrandtii encodes the following:
- a CDS encoding alkaline phosphatase family protein, yielding MNNSLTPRVPHVLVVGIDGVRHDSLVHAGTPYLDSLADAGVLLPVQVHEKNLTVSGPVWATVATGVYMDRHGVVGNETHPPELGRYADFTALLRQRRPELQTMMAASWFPLAAKTACGPIFSSGGWVNPVDPEGENNSASWIKADDEIADHASQRLLTEDLAASFVYFGECDVEAHNHGTGAGYTAAIERCDARLGRLLDAIDGRPGRSDEDWTVIVVTDHGHLTEGGHGGDSPEERTAWMAASGPGLPAGITALDHADIAVQVLKTFGLEAPDLSGVPFGDR